Proteins encoded by one window of Luteimonas yindakuii:
- a CDS encoding cbb3-type cytochrome c oxidase subunit I, translating to MRYKSQSVAWWYFAVAMVLFGLQIVFGLLSATKYLGPDPLLYILPFDVTKTIHTNLLIVWVLTGFMGATYWLVPEESRTELHSPKLAYIQLVLWTLMGVTAVIGYLFRYGTGNKLLEQPLPHKIVIVICMLIFLYNIGMTIRKSGRLTTTEGVLLLGLALSAVLYIPALLHYENYTVSIFYRWWTIHLWVEGVWMMIMAGFLAYLLIRLSGVDREVMEKWLYVIVGLVFFAGILGTAHHYYWVGVPQYWLPIGGFFSALEPLALAAMAIYAYAAMRRGGVKHPNTLALHWTIGSAIFALFGAGLLGLAHTWPSVNKWTHGTLITAMHAHSAFYGAYAMIIMAMITYALPGLTNRPQNSYSPLGYWAFWLQVSGMFGMTLSFGTAGIAQVYLERIMGMGYLDAQLKIQVHFLMLILTATVFATGVAMFIYDFFRHRPQFNVITDEVIVDDPVDAGAQVRTGR from the coding sequence ATGCGTTACAAGTCGCAATCGGTGGCCTGGTGGTATTTCGCGGTGGCCATGGTGCTGTTCGGGCTGCAGATCGTGTTCGGACTGCTGTCGGCCACCAAGTACCTCGGCCCGGATCCGCTGCTCTACATCCTGCCGTTCGACGTCACCAAGACCATCCACACCAACCTGCTGATCGTGTGGGTGCTGACCGGCTTCATGGGCGCCACCTACTGGCTGGTGCCGGAGGAATCGCGCACCGAGCTGCACAGCCCGAAGCTCGCCTATATCCAGCTGGTCCTGTGGACGCTGATGGGCGTCACCGCGGTGATCGGCTACCTGTTCCGCTACGGCACCGGCAACAAGCTGCTGGAGCAGCCGCTGCCGCACAAGATCGTCATCGTCATCTGCATGCTGATCTTCCTCTACAACATCGGCATGACGATCAGGAAGTCGGGGCGGCTGACCACCACCGAGGGCGTGCTGCTGCTGGGCCTGGCGCTGTCGGCGGTGCTGTATATCCCGGCGCTGCTGCACTACGAGAACTACACCGTCTCGATCTTCTACCGCTGGTGGACGATCCACCTGTGGGTGGAAGGCGTGTGGATGATGATCATGGCCGGCTTCCTCGCCTACCTGCTGATCCGCCTGTCGGGCGTGGACCGCGAGGTGATGGAGAAGTGGCTGTACGTGATCGTCGGCCTGGTGTTCTTCGCCGGCATCCTCGGCACCGCGCATCACTACTACTGGGTGGGCGTGCCGCAGTACTGGCTGCCGATCGGCGGCTTCTTCAGCGCACTCGAGCCGCTGGCACTGGCTGCGATGGCGATCTACGCCTATGCGGCGATGCGACGCGGCGGGGTCAAGCATCCCAACACGCTGGCGCTGCACTGGACCATCGGCAGCGCGATCTTCGCCCTGTTCGGTGCCGGCCTGCTCGGCCTCGCGCACACCTGGCCCAGCGTCAACAAGTGGACCCACGGAACGCTGATCACCGCGATGCACGCGCACTCGGCGTTCTACGGGGCCTACGCGATGATCATCATGGCGATGATCACCTATGCGTTGCCGGGCCTGACCAACCGGCCCCAGAACAGCTACTCGCCGCTGGGCTACTGGGCGTTCTGGCTGCAGGTGTCGGGCATGTTCGGGATGACGCTGTCGTTCGGCACCGCGGGCATCGCGCAGGTGTACCTGGAGCGGATCATGGGCATGGGCTACCTGGATGCGCAGCTGAAGATCCAGGTGCACTTCCTGATGCTGATCCTTACCGCCACGGTGTTCGCCACCGGCGTTGCGATGTTCATCTACGATTTCTTCCGCCACCGCCCGCAGTTCAACGTGATCACCGACGAGGTGATCGTCGACGACCCGGTCGATGCCGGCGCACAGGTACGCACGGGGCGCTGA
- a CDS encoding CbbQ/NirQ/NorQ/GpvN family protein: protein MDARTGPAGTGPYYLPSGNEVAVVEQCHANGLAVMLKGPTGCGKTRFVEHMAWRLGRPLITVSCHDDLTASDLIGRFLIRHDDTVWQDGPLTRAVREGAICYLDEVVEARQDTIVVLHPLTDYRRMLPIDRTGETLEAAPGFQLVISYNPGYQRMLKDLKPSTRQRFVAIELGFPEPAAEAAIVVRESGVEAGTAVALVELAGRLRSLRDRGLAEVPSTRLLIAAGRLVASGIGVRDACNVAVISPLSDDPTLLGAMRELVDAMFP, encoded by the coding sequence GTGGATGCACGCACGGGCCCGGCCGGCACCGGGCCGTACTACCTGCCCAGCGGCAACGAGGTGGCGGTCGTCGAGCAGTGCCATGCCAATGGGCTGGCGGTGATGCTCAAGGGCCCGACCGGTTGCGGCAAGACGCGCTTCGTCGAGCACATGGCGTGGCGGCTGGGGCGGCCGCTGATTACCGTGTCCTGCCATGACGACCTGACCGCAAGCGACCTGATCGGTCGTTTCCTGATCCGCCACGACGACACCGTGTGGCAGGACGGCCCACTCACCCGGGCCGTGCGCGAAGGCGCGATCTGCTACCTCGACGAAGTGGTGGAAGCGCGCCAGGACACCATCGTGGTGCTGCATCCGCTCACCGATTACCGGCGCATGCTGCCGATCGACCGCACCGGCGAGACGCTGGAGGCCGCGCCCGGCTTCCAGCTGGTGATCTCGTACAACCCCGGCTACCAGCGCATGCTCAAGGACCTCAAGCCGAGCACGCGCCAGCGCTTCGTGGCCATCGAGCTGGGCTTTCCGGAGCCGGCGGCGGAAGCCGCGATCGTCGTCAGGGAAAGTGGGGTGGAAGCGGGCACCGCGGTCGCTCTGGTGGAGCTGGCCGGTCGCCTGCGCTCGCTGCGCGACCGCGGGCTGGCCGAAGTGCCGAGCACGCGCTTGCTGATTGCCGCGGGCCGGCTGGTCGCCAGCGGCATCGGCGTACGTGATGCCTGCAATGTCGCGGTGATCTCGCCCCTGAGCGACGACCCGACCCTGCTCGGTGCGATGCGCGAACTCGTCGATGCGATGTTCCCGTAG
- a CDS encoding nitric oxide reductase activation protein NorD: MAEAEDLVVDAARHATVFIRDTWRRHYASEPDAPVALASLARRLDLLISAACGTSLPMRSALPPARPTLLHRVFHPRAYPRHRQSLPATSGEAIWLPAHLGTCDVVEASELYRAMALQQARRAMRGTAQALLAEPDPLLRDTALVLEAQASELDIAREFPGLMPALRRLRQLALAARPSLQAFAPARQPVERLVRGILERDLDGGATSTPVGTVQVSLTRARQLLAEWAIDPVDARRLGAMPLYRDLWTGELRAGGGIARLLDGTPSSQGGDDNDGKVRSARMERRPDERDAIEDEDKPGEPGVWMIQQDAPHEVAEDPFGLQRPVDRDDETSADEYGDMLSELASTRMVAAPDPPREVLLSDDPPASRAQLEFNAQGEGDTRFRYPEWDHANASYIEHGTTVRMLPPVHGHPAWIDATLARHRSHLDGIRRQFEALRPERVRLRRQGDGEDIDIDACVEGRADLLAGGFLREGLYETRRPGRRSIAVTLLVDASGSTDGFIGSGRRVIDVEREALLLVCMALQGLGEPFSVMAFSGEGPHGVTMRMLKGFDELYGQDVALRIAGLEPENYTRAGAAIRHATALLMRQPAEHRLLLMLSDGKPNDADRYDGLFGVEDMRQSVTEALLQGIFPFCLTVDLQAPGYLPKVFGPGHYALLSTPERLPLVLLDWTRRLLAR; this comes from the coding sequence GTGGCCGAAGCCGAAGACCTGGTCGTCGATGCCGCGCGGCATGCGACGGTGTTCATCCGCGATACCTGGCGACGCCACTACGCAAGCGAGCCCGATGCACCGGTCGCGCTTGCATCACTGGCACGACGCCTCGACCTGCTGATCTCCGCCGCCTGCGGCACCAGCCTGCCGATGCGTTCGGCGCTGCCGCCGGCACGGCCGACCCTGCTGCACCGGGTGTTCCACCCACGCGCCTATCCGCGTCATCGCCAGTCGCTGCCGGCGACGAGTGGCGAGGCCATCTGGCTGCCGGCCCACCTTGGCACCTGCGACGTCGTGGAAGCCTCGGAGCTGTATCGTGCGATGGCGTTGCAACAGGCGCGGCGGGCGATGCGCGGCACGGCGCAGGCGCTACTGGCCGAACCCGATCCGCTGCTGCGCGATACCGCGCTGGTACTGGAGGCGCAGGCCTCGGAACTCGACATCGCACGGGAATTCCCGGGGCTCATGCCCGCGTTGCGACGACTGCGGCAGCTGGCGCTCGCGGCGCGTCCATCGCTGCAGGCCTTCGCACCCGCACGCCAGCCGGTGGAGCGGCTGGTGCGCGGGATCCTCGAACGCGACCTCGATGGCGGCGCGACGTCCACGCCGGTGGGCACCGTCCAGGTTTCGCTGACGCGCGCACGCCAGCTGCTGGCGGAGTGGGCGATCGATCCCGTCGACGCACGCCGGCTCGGTGCGATGCCGCTGTATCGCGACTTGTGGACCGGCGAACTGCGCGCCGGTGGTGGAATCGCGCGTCTGCTGGACGGCACACCGTCCAGCCAGGGCGGCGACGACAACGACGGCAAGGTGCGCAGCGCACGCATGGAACGTCGTCCCGATGAGCGCGATGCGATCGAGGACGAGGACAAACCTGGTGAACCCGGTGTGTGGATGATCCAGCAGGATGCACCGCACGAAGTCGCCGAGGATCCCTTCGGCCTGCAGCGCCCGGTGGACCGCGACGACGAGACCAGTGCCGACGAGTACGGCGACATGCTGTCGGAGCTCGCATCCACGCGGATGGTGGCCGCGCCGGATCCGCCGCGCGAAGTGCTGCTGTCCGACGACCCGCCGGCCAGCCGCGCGCAGCTCGAATTCAACGCGCAGGGCGAGGGCGACACGCGCTTCCGTTACCCCGAGTGGGACCACGCGAACGCGTCGTATATCGAGCACGGCACCACCGTGCGCATGCTGCCGCCGGTACACGGCCACCCCGCCTGGATCGACGCCACGCTGGCGCGCCACCGTTCGCATCTGGACGGGATCCGCCGGCAGTTCGAGGCGCTGCGGCCCGAGCGCGTGCGCCTGCGCCGGCAGGGTGACGGCGAGGACATCGACATCGATGCCTGCGTCGAGGGCCGCGCCGACCTGCTTGCCGGCGGGTTCCTGCGCGAAGGCCTGTACGAAACACGCCGGCCCGGTCGACGCAGCATCGCGGTGACGTTGCTGGTGGATGCGAGCGGTTCCACCGATGGCTTCATCGGCAGCGGCCGGCGGGTGATCGACGTCGAACGCGAAGCGCTGCTGCTGGTCTGCATGGCGCTGCAGGGCCTGGGCGAACCGTTCTCGGTCATGGCGTTCTCCGGTGAAGGTCCGCACGGCGTGACCATGCGCATGCTCAAGGGGTTCGACGAGCTGTACGGGCAGGACGTCGCGCTGCGCATCGCCGGCCTCGAACCGGAGAACTACACCCGTGCCGGGGCCGCGATCCGCCACGCCACCGCGCTGCTGATGCGCCAGCCGGCCGAACACCGCCTGTTGCTGATGCTGTCCGACGGCAAGCCCAATGACGCCGACCGCTATGACGGCCTGTTCGGCGTCGAGGACATGCGCCAGTCGGTCACCGAAGCGCTCCTGCAGGGGATTTTTCCGTTCTGCCTCACCGTCGACCTGCAGGCTCCCGGCTACCTGCCGAAGGTGTTCGGCCCCGGCCACTACGCGCTGCTGTCGACCCCGGAGCGCCTGCCGCTGGTGCTGCTGGACTGGACCAGGCGGTTGCTGGCGCGGTAG
- a CDS encoding cytochrome c: MNKRQSRIFAIVATGIAAVAFLGLTLHSHTRFDELTNAADITPEITHGKDVWHKYNCINCHTLFGEGAYYAPDLTKIAQHRGEAYLKAYMRDPSQFYDEQRHRRLMPTQNLSEVEIANLVKFLDWVSKVDNQGWPPRPILVAGGAVNVAAQGTEQGVAQAQDVRPVSADSDPRAIGEHLFRTVVPVCTACHSLQPGVQLAGPSMAGMAERAALTLASPDYTGNAADVEGYIREAIVAPSAHLVPGAMFSADGVSFMPNTYPESLTDEQIDQLVAFLGSMK, from the coding sequence ATGAACAAACGGCAGTCGCGCATCTTCGCCATCGTCGCAACCGGCATTGCCGCGGTTGCCTTCCTTGGCCTGACCCTGCACAGCCATACGCGTTTCGATGAACTGACCAATGCCGCGGACATCACGCCCGAAATCACCCACGGCAAGGATGTCTGGCACAAGTACAACTGCATCAACTGCCACACCCTGTTCGGCGAGGGTGCCTACTACGCGCCCGACCTGACCAAGATCGCCCAGCACCGCGGCGAGGCCTACCTCAAGGCCTATATGCGTGATCCCTCGCAGTTTTACGACGAGCAGCGCCATCGCCGCCTGATGCCGACGCAGAACCTCAGCGAGGTGGAGATCGCCAACCTGGTCAAGTTCCTCGACTGGGTGTCCAAGGTGGACAACCAGGGCTGGCCGCCGCGGCCGATCCTGGTGGCGGGGGGCGCGGTGAACGTTGCCGCGCAGGGGACCGAGCAGGGCGTGGCGCAGGCGCAGGACGTGCGGCCGGTGAGTGCGGACAGCGACCCCCGCGCCATCGGTGAACACCTGTTCCGCACCGTGGTGCCGGTGTGCACGGCATGCCATTCGCTGCAGCCGGGCGTCCAGCTTGCCGGGCCGTCGATGGCGGGCATGGCGGAACGGGCGGCGCTGACGCTGGCATCGCCGGACTACACCGGCAACGCAGCCGACGTGGAGGGCTATATCCGCGAGGCGATCGTCGCGCCCAGCGCACACCTGGTGCCGGGTGCGATGTTCTCGGCGGACGGGGTGTCGTTCATGCCCAACACCTATCCGGAAAGCCTGACCGACGAGCAGATCGACCAGCTCGTGGCCTTCCTTGGATCGATGAAGTAA